The following are encoded in a window of Flavobacterium psychrotrophum genomic DNA:
- the pfkA gene encoding 6-phosphofructokinase: MSRKLKKIGVLTSGGDSPGMNAAIRAVVRTCAYHNIECTGIYRGYQGMIEGDFKEMGPRSVNNIINKGGTILKSARSKEFMTPEGRKKAYDNLVKQGIDAFVVIGGNGSFTGGLIFNAEYNFPVIGIPGTIDNDIYGTSFTLGYDTALNTVVEVIDKIRDTASSHNRLFFVEVMGRDAGHIALNAGIGAGAEEILIPEEDMGLDRLVESLKKSKASGKSSSIVVIAEGDKTGKSAFELKEYFDENMPEYDVRVSILGHMQRGGAPSCFDRVLASRLGVKAVEVLLEGQSNYMVGILKDDIVLTPLELAVKGKSQINQELIKVSDIVSI; the protein is encoded by the coding sequence ATGTCACGTAAATTAAAAAAAATAGGCGTGCTTACATCCGGAGGAGATTCACCCGGTATGAATGCCGCCATTAGGGCAGTAGTCCGCACCTGTGCTTACCACAATATAGAATGTACAGGAATTTACAGGGGATACCAGGGTATGATAGAAGGAGACTTCAAAGAAATGGGCCCCCGCAGTGTAAACAATATTATCAATAAAGGCGGAACCATACTTAAATCTGCCCGTTCTAAAGAATTCATGACTCCTGAAGGCCGTAAAAAAGCCTACGATAACCTAGTTAAACAGGGTATTGATGCGTTTGTGGTAATAGGCGGTAACGGTAGCTTTACCGGTGGCCTTATCTTTAATGCAGAATACAACTTTCCTGTTATAGGTATTCCCGGAACTATAGATAACGATATTTATGGTACCAGCTTTACCCTTGGTTACGATACGGCACTTAACACCGTTGTTGAAGTTATCGACAAAATTCGCGATACTGCAAGTTCACATAACAGGCTTTTCTTTGTAGAGGTTATGGGGCGTGATGCAGGGCACATAGCTCTTAACGCGGGTATTGGTGCAGGTGCCGAAGAGATACTTATCCCGGAAGAGGATATGGGCTTAGACAGGCTTGTGGAGTCGCTTAAAAAGAGCAAGGCTTCTGGTAAATCATCAAGCATAGTTGTTATTGCTGAAGGTGACAAGACCGGAAAAAGCGCTTTTGAGCTTAAAGAATATTTTGATGAAAACATGCCTGAATATGATGTGCGTGTTTCTATCCTGGGCCATATGCAACGTGGCGGTGCACCATCGTGCTTTGACAGGGTTCTTGCCAGCAGGCTGGGTGTAAAGGCGGTAGAAGTACTGCTTGAAGGCCAGTCTAACTACATGGTGGGTATCTTAAAAGACGATATAGTGCTTACACCGCTGGAGCTTGCCGTTAAAGGTAAGTCGCAAATCAACCAGGAGCTTATCAAAGTATCTGATATAGTGTCTATTTAA
- the gap gene encoding type I glyceraldehyde-3-phosphate dehydrogenase, which translates to MATVKLGINGFGRIGRIVFRETFNRDNVEVVAINDLLDVDHLAYLLKYDSVHGRFAGEVEVKDNQLYVNGKHIRVTAEKDPKNLKWDEVGVDVVAESTGIFTTIETASQHITGGAKKVIISAPSADAPMFVMGVNHDKATAADTVVSNASCTTNCLAPLAKVINDNFGIVEGLMTTVHATTSTQMTADGPSRKDWRGGRAASINIIPSSTGAAKAVGKVIPELNGKLTGMSFRVPTVDVSVVDLTVKVAKETSYEEIMAVLKAASENELKGILGFTEDDVVSQDFVSDKRTSIIDAKAGIGLNSTFFKLVSWYDNEYGYSSKLIDLAAHIASL; encoded by the coding sequence ATGGCAACAGTTAAATTAGGAATTAACGGTTTCGGTAGGATTGGCCGTATCGTTTTCCGCGAAACCTTCAACAGGGATAATGTTGAAGTAGTGGCTATTAACGACCTGCTTGATGTAGATCATTTGGCTTACCTTTTAAAATATGATTCAGTTCACGGACGTTTTGCAGGCGAGGTTGAGGTTAAAGACAACCAGCTTTATGTAAACGGTAAACACATAAGGGTTACTGCCGAAAAAGACCCTAAAAACCTTAAGTGGGACGAAGTAGGTGTAGATGTTGTTGCAGAATCTACAGGTATATTTACTACTATAGAAACAGCTTCACAACACATTACAGGTGGTGCTAAAAAAGTTATCATCTCTGCTCCATCGGCTGATGCGCCTATGTTTGTAATGGGTGTTAACCATGACAAAGCTACTGCTGCCGATACTGTAGTATCTAACGCTTCTTGTACAACAAACTGCCTTGCACCACTTGCTAAAGTAATCAACGATAACTTTGGTATCGTAGAAGGCTTAATGACAACTGTTCACGCTACAACATCTACCCAGATGACAGCTGACGGCCCATCAAGAAAAGACTGGAGAGGCGGACGTGCTGCAAGCATAAACATCATCCCGTCATCAACAGGTGCTGCTAAAGCAGTAGGTAAAGTTATCCCTGAGCTTAACGGCAAACTAACAGGTATGTCTTTCCGTGTTCCTACAGTAGACGTTTCTGTTGTAGACCTTACAGTAAAAGTAGCTAAAGAAACTTCTTACGAAGAGATTATGGCAGTACTTAAGGCAGCTTCAGAAAATGAGCTTAAAGGCATCCTTGGCTTTACTGAAGATGACGTAGTATCTCAGGATTTCGTTTCAGATAAAAGAACAAGTATTATAGATGCTAAAGCCGGTATTGGCCTTAACTCTACATTCTTTAAACTTGTTTCTTGGTATGATAATGAGTATGGCTACTCAAGCAAACTTATCGACCTTGCTGCGCACATTGCGTCGTTGTAA